A single genomic interval of Mycobacterium sp. DL592 harbors:
- a CDS encoding MDR family MFS transporter, whose product MTTTAAATTAEPESSSAGISPQRRNLIFVAILLGMLLAALDQTIVATALPTVVADLGGAGHQSWVVTSYLLASTITTAVIGKLGDLFGRKAVFQTATVFFFAGSVLCGLSTSMSMLVASRALQGIGGGAVMVTAMAVIGEVIPLRERGRYQGALGAVFGVTTVIGPLLGGFFTDHLSWRWAFWINVPVSVVVFIVAAAAIPRLARSSGKPVIDYAGIVLVGLGASGLTLATSWGGSTYPWGSPTIIGLFAASVLALAVFVWVELRAREPVLPIRLFASPVFTVCCGLSFVVGFAMLGALTFLPTFMQFVDGVSATTSGLRTLPMVVGLLITSMGSGVLVGRTGRYKIFPVVGTATMAVAFVLLSQMTAATPIWQQSLYLFILGTGIGLCMQVLVLTVQNTVNFTDLGVATSGVTFFRTIGSSFGAAIFGSLFTNFLQDRIGPALLLSGAPPEAAQSPQALHRLPAQMAAPIVEAYADSLGKVFLCAAPVAAVGFVLALFLKEVPLREMEDVLALDLGEGFGMPSTETPEEILEVAVGRMMRDSPDLRLRSLAQRPGCDLDVAALWALLQIYRNKQVFGSARLTNIGERLRVPCEVLEPTFTRLVERGYALQTGDELWLTQAGAREVDAVSAALVRKIVHRLAKSTNFEGRPDRIQVEAALERIAQRMLVQREWDRDEMHAPAAATPN is encoded by the coding sequence ATGACCACGACGGCCGCGGCGACGACCGCCGAACCGGAATCAAGTAGCGCGGGGATCAGCCCGCAGCGGCGCAACCTCATCTTCGTTGCGATCCTGCTGGGCATGCTGCTGGCCGCACTCGACCAGACGATCGTGGCGACCGCGCTGCCCACCGTGGTGGCCGACCTCGGCGGAGCCGGACACCAGTCCTGGGTGGTGACCAGCTACCTGCTGGCCTCGACGATCACCACCGCCGTCATCGGCAAGCTCGGTGACCTCTTCGGGCGCAAGGCGGTCTTCCAGACCGCGACCGTGTTCTTCTTCGCCGGCTCGGTGTTGTGCGGTCTGTCGACGTCGATGTCGATGTTGGTGGCCTCGCGGGCTCTGCAGGGCATTGGCGGCGGCGCGGTCATGGTGACCGCGATGGCCGTCATCGGCGAGGTCATCCCGCTGCGGGAACGCGGCCGCTACCAGGGCGCACTCGGGGCCGTGTTCGGTGTCACCACGGTGATCGGCCCACTGCTCGGCGGGTTCTTCACCGACCACCTGTCCTGGCGGTGGGCGTTCTGGATCAACGTCCCGGTCTCGGTGGTCGTGTTCATCGTGGCCGCCGCGGCCATCCCACGGCTGGCCCGCAGCAGCGGCAAACCAGTGATCGACTACGCCGGAATCGTTCTCGTGGGTCTCGGCGCCTCGGGCCTGACCCTGGCGACCAGCTGGGGCGGCAGCACCTATCCGTGGGGTTCGCCGACGATCATCGGCCTGTTCGCCGCCTCGGTGCTGGCGCTGGCGGTCTTCGTCTGGGTCGAGCTGCGCGCCCGCGAACCCGTCCTGCCGATCCGGCTGTTCGCCAGCCCGGTGTTCACGGTGTGTTGCGGGCTGAGCTTCGTCGTGGGTTTCGCCATGCTGGGCGCACTGACATTCCTGCCGACCTTCATGCAGTTCGTCGACGGAGTCTCGGCGACCACCTCCGGGCTGCGCACGCTGCCGATGGTGGTCGGCCTGCTCATCACCTCGATGGGCAGCGGCGTGCTGGTGGGACGCACCGGCCGCTACAAGATCTTCCCGGTCGTGGGCACCGCCACCATGGCCGTCGCGTTCGTGTTGCTGTCCCAGATGACCGCGGCCACCCCGATCTGGCAGCAGTCGCTGTACCTGTTCATCCTGGGCACCGGCATCGGGTTGTGTATGCAGGTGCTGGTGCTGACCGTGCAGAACACCGTCAACTTCACCGATCTCGGGGTGGCGACCTCGGGGGTGACGTTCTTCCGCACCATCGGCAGCTCGTTCGGTGCGGCGATCTTCGGCTCGCTGTTCACCAACTTCCTGCAGGACCGGATCGGGCCGGCACTGCTGCTCAGCGGCGCCCCGCCCGAAGCGGCGCAGTCACCGCAGGCGCTGCACCGGCTGCCGGCGCAGATGGCCGCCCCCATCGTCGAGGCCTACGCCGACTCACTCGGCAAGGTCTTCCTCTGTGCGGCCCCGGTGGCCGCAGTGGGCTTCGTACTGGCGCTGTTCCTCAAGGAGGTGCCGCTGCGCGAGATGGAGGACGTGCTGGCCCTCGATCTCGGCGAGGGCTTCGGCATGCCGTCGACCGAGACGCCCGAGGAGATCCTTGAAGTCGCCGTCGGCAGGATGATGCGCGACTCACCGGATCTGCGGCTGCGGTCGCTGGCCCAGCGGCCCGGTTGTGACCTCGACGTGGCCGCGCTGTGGGCGCTGCTGCAGATCTACCGCAACAAACAGGTTTTCGGCTCGGCCCGGCTGACCAATATCGGCGAACGCCTGCGGGTCCCGTGTGAGGTGCTCGAGCCGACCTTCACCCGCCTGGTCGAGCGCGGCTACGCACTGCAGACCGGCGACGAGCTGTGGCTGACCCAGGCCGGCGCCCGTGAGGTCGACGCGGTCTCAGCCGCGCTGGTGCGCAAAATCGTTCACCGGCTTGCCAAGTCGACCAACTTCGAGGGCAGGCCGGACCGCATCCAGGTCGAGGCGGCACTGGAGCGGATCGCCCAGCGGATGCTGGTCCAGCGGGAGTGGGACCGCGACGAGATGCACGCACCGGCGGCCGCGACACCTAACTAG
- the bfr gene encoding bacterioferritin, with product MQGDPDVLRLLNEQLTSELTAINQYFLHSKMQDNWGFTELAKHTREESFDEMRHAEAITDRILLLDGLPNYQRLGSLRVGQTLREQFESDLAIEYEVVARLKPAIILCREKQDSTTAVLFEGIVADEEHHIDYLETQLELMDKLGVELYSAQCVSRPPS from the coding sequence ATGCAGGGTGACCCCGACGTACTGCGACTGCTCAACGAGCAGCTCACCAGCGAGCTGACCGCTATCAACCAGTACTTCCTGCACTCCAAGATGCAGGACAACTGGGGCTTCACCGAACTGGCCAAGCACACCCGCGAAGAGTCGTTCGACGAGATGCGCCACGCCGAGGCCATCACCGACCGCATCCTGCTGCTCGACGGGCTGCCGAACTATCAGCGCCTCGGCTCGCTGCGCGTCGGGCAGACGCTGCGCGAACAGTTCGAGAGCGACCTGGCCATCGAGTACGAAGTCGTCGCCCGGCTCAAGCCCGCGATCATCCTGTGCCGCGAGAAGCAGGACTCCACCACTGCCGTCCTGTTCGAAGGCATCGTGGCTGACGAGGAACACCACATCGACTACCTCGAGACGCAGCTGGAACTGATGGACAAGCTCGGCGTGGAGCTCTACTCCGCGCAGTGTGTGTCACGCCCGCCGAGCTGA
- a CDS encoding bacterioferritin-associated ferredoxin, producing the protein MYVCLCTGATSQAVNDAVAAGACTTKQVAAACGAGRDCGRCRKSVQAIIAAHRDRAEVSECGSCAALVGAGRR; encoded by the coding sequence ATGTACGTCTGCCTGTGCACGGGTGCGACCAGTCAGGCCGTCAACGACGCGGTCGCCGCCGGAGCCTGCACCACCAAACAGGTTGCCGCCGCGTGCGGTGCCGGGCGCGACTGCGGGCGCTGCCGGAAGTCCGTGCAGGCGATCATTGCCGCCCACCGGGACCGGGCCGAGGTCTCCGAGTGTGGTTCGTGTGCGGCACTGGTGGGTGCCGGCCGGCGCTGA
- a CDS encoding enoyl-CoA hydratase/isomerase family protein yields MTLLIDDQNRVRTLTLNRPDALNAFNEALYDATTEALLAAADDPEVAVVLITGAGRAFSAGQDLGDMQARITDPDFPAGKHGFPGLINALTDFPKPLICAVNGVGLGIGATILGFADLAFMSSTARIKCPFTSLGVAPEAASSYLLPQLMGRQNAAWLLMSSEWVQADEALRMGLVWRVCEPDELLADARKHADILASRPIPSLIAVKKTITEPIRAEITAATAREYAYFEELMGAAANTEALADFHRGRST; encoded by the coding sequence GTGACGCTGCTCATCGACGACCAGAACCGGGTCCGCACCCTCACCCTCAACCGCCCCGACGCGCTCAACGCCTTCAACGAGGCGCTCTACGACGCGACCACCGAGGCGCTGCTGGCGGCCGCGGATGATCCCGAGGTCGCGGTCGTCCTCATCACCGGGGCCGGGCGTGCGTTCAGCGCCGGCCAGGATCTCGGCGACATGCAGGCCCGGATCACCGATCCCGACTTCCCGGCAGGCAAGCACGGATTCCCCGGATTGATCAACGCGCTCACCGACTTTCCCAAGCCGCTGATCTGTGCGGTCAACGGTGTCGGCCTCGGTATCGGTGCCACCATCCTCGGTTTCGCCGACCTGGCTTTCATGTCCAGCACGGCGCGGATCAAGTGCCCGTTCACCAGCTTGGGCGTGGCGCCCGAGGCGGCGTCGTCATATCTGTTGCCGCAGTTGATGGGACGACAGAATGCGGCTTGGCTGCTGATGTCCTCGGAGTGGGTACAGGCCGACGAAGCACTGCGCATGGGGCTGGTCTGGCGGGTCTGCGAACCCGACGAACTGCTGGCCGATGCGCGCAAGCACGCCGATATCCTTGCCTCCCGGCCGATTCCGAGCCTCATCGCGGTCAAGAAGACGATCACCGAACCCATCCGGGCCGAGATCACCGCGGCCACCGCCCGCGAGTATGCCTACTTCGAGGAACTCATGGGCGCGGCGGCCAACACCGAGGCGCTGGCCGACTTCCACCGCGGCCGCTCGACGTAG
- a CDS encoding TIGR03618 family F420-dependent PPOX class oxidoreductase encodes MPTLDEAVALARADNGLAVVSTLRADHTIQASLINAGILDHPATGEPVLGFVTYGPVKLANLRSRPAVTLTFRDGWKWATVEGRAELAGPDDTPGWLGGSDQLRLLLREIFTACGGTHDNWAEYDRTMVEQGRTAVLVSPTRTYSNR; translated from the coding sequence ATGCCCACCCTCGACGAGGCCGTCGCATTGGCCCGCGCCGACAACGGCTTGGCGGTCGTGTCGACACTGCGCGCCGATCACACCATCCAGGCCTCCCTGATCAATGCCGGGATCCTCGACCACCCGGCCACCGGGGAACCGGTGCTGGGCTTCGTGACCTACGGCCCGGTGAAGCTGGCGAATCTGCGGTCGCGGCCCGCGGTGACGCTGACCTTCCGCGACGGATGGAAGTGGGCGACGGTGGAGGGGCGCGCCGAGTTGGCCGGTCCCGATGACACACCGGGCTGGCTCGGCGGATCCGACCAGCTGCGGCTGTTGCTGCGCGAGATCTTCACCGCTTGCGGTGGCACACATGACAATTGGGCCGAGTACGACCGGACGATGGTCGAACAGGGCCGCACCGCAGTCCTGGTCTCACCGACCCGTACCTACTCCAACCGTTAG
- a CDS encoding EthD domain-containing protein, translating into MEKVIVTLRAGTADDDWAQRLRGPIADELLGLGVPGLTVNVRDADVRDALMTLTTLDPPVQGFVTLWTQQYYGTQVSAALELLAQHADVVAAYLVTESAPMPPPRTPPGERTAALANIALLRRPADMDEPTWLTRWHGNHTQVAIDTQSTFGYVQNYVVRALTPDAPVVNAIVEELFPNDAVSSLHAFFGAADDDDLRHRMEQMVASTAAFGANVNIDAVPTSRYVFRDPFGS; encoded by the coding sequence ATGGAAAAGGTGATCGTCACGCTGCGGGCCGGTACTGCCGACGACGACTGGGCCCAGCGCCTCAGGGGGCCGATCGCCGATGAACTGCTCGGCCTGGGCGTGCCCGGCCTGACGGTCAATGTGCGCGACGCCGACGTGCGCGATGCGTTGATGACGCTGACGACGCTGGACCCTCCTGTGCAGGGCTTCGTCACCCTGTGGACCCAGCAGTACTACGGCACCCAGGTCAGCGCCGCCCTCGAACTGCTGGCCCAGCACGCCGACGTGGTGGCGGCCTACCTGGTCACGGAGTCGGCGCCGATGCCGCCACCCCGCACGCCGCCGGGCGAGCGCACCGCCGCGCTGGCCAACATCGCCCTGCTTCGCCGCCCTGCCGACATGGACGAGCCGACGTGGCTGACCCGATGGCACGGCAACCACACCCAGGTGGCCATCGACACCCAGTCGACATTCGGTTACGTCCAGAACTACGTGGTGCGCGCACTGACCCCGGATGCACCCGTCGTCAATGCGATCGTCGAAGAGCTGTTCCCGAATGACGCGGTGAGCAGCCTGCACGCGTTCTTCGGCGCCGCCGATGACGACGACCTACGCCACCGGATGGAGCAAATGGTCGCCAGCACAGCCGCTTTCGGGGCCAACGTCAACATCGACGCCGTACCGACCAGTCGCTACGTGTTCCGCGACCCGTTCGGATCCTGA
- a CDS encoding FUSC family protein, translating to MSGRGGLRLPDGTGPALRGLVMLFASIWVALTWGPAHAVVPIGAAMAILGSALSDPWVPDRRRSGAVLLAVLVGIVLLAVPASTYPPLLIVLAVLICLATGLMWTLGGGAGLIGVGLVVVVLTAGTVESSVSATVVTAAMVLGCGAAHLLLVPRWRRPHERAAERAAATHYRAVADVARAVIAAPGHSPALPAACGGPADRIVATLHAIAVSGCGGCSECQTTLRAAVDVLTALGDERRQGAARAAEALRTLDSIRVVNPTAASWRLRGQLHEAVVARFGVDDPLARRQPRVVEVLRREIRWSSPVFRHAVRLAIGVGAALALTSVRTVPEGVWIPLIALVVLRPGCPRTYLRSLERIAGAAVGLTAATAITMLWHPIPPLVAALAVAFLAAGWAVQARGPWGMSTVVVGALAILLQAPAPTADLLGQRLFAAALGAAIAVWMYALLPDPAKAKLYRGITEMLRAHLDYAAAAITAFVCAEPADTADRETLRRRATAARRVFDTAAGSTRVTNAETAEMLHTARREATGLAIAIAVLDAEVPAARDRLAGVLGDASDEYVTALVGAGVPWRLDAAWLGCAGAGLRLEGAALAGDEQVAGLLTQVEAITRHALTLGEMAQRVTGHLSYAYAVGDDVH from the coding sequence ATGAGCGGGCGCGGGGGTCTCCGGCTGCCGGACGGCACCGGTCCGGCATTGCGCGGCCTGGTCATGCTGTTCGCGTCCATCTGGGTGGCCTTGACGTGGGGACCCGCGCACGCAGTGGTTCCGATCGGGGCCGCTATGGCGATCCTGGGCTCGGCGCTCAGCGACCCCTGGGTGCCGGATCGCCGACGGTCGGGGGCAGTTCTCTTGGCCGTATTGGTCGGCATCGTGTTACTCGCAGTCCCCGCGAGTACTTATCCGCCGCTGCTGATTGTTCTCGCAGTGTTAATTTGCCTGGCGACGGGACTGATGTGGACGCTCGGCGGCGGTGCCGGTTTGATCGGCGTAGGTCTGGTGGTGGTTGTTCTGACCGCGGGCACCGTCGAGTCCTCCGTCTCGGCGACGGTCGTCACCGCGGCGATGGTGCTGGGCTGCGGAGCGGCGCACCTGCTGCTCGTCCCGCGCTGGCGCCGGCCCCATGAGCGGGCCGCCGAACGCGCCGCCGCCACTCACTATCGCGCCGTGGCGGATGTGGCCCGGGCGGTGATCGCCGCGCCGGGGCATTCACCTGCCCTCCCGGCCGCCTGCGGCGGGCCTGCCGACCGCATCGTGGCGACACTGCACGCGATCGCTGTCAGCGGCTGCGGTGGCTGTTCCGAGTGTCAGACAACCCTGCGGGCCGCAGTCGACGTGCTCACCGCACTGGGCGACGAACGCCGACAGGGCGCTGCCAGGGCGGCCGAGGCGCTGAGAACGCTCGACAGCATTCGGGTCGTGAACCCGACGGCGGCGTCGTGGCGACTGCGCGGTCAGCTGCACGAGGCGGTGGTCGCCCGGTTCGGCGTCGACGACCCGCTCGCGCGACGGCAGCCGAGGGTCGTCGAGGTTCTGCGGCGGGAGATCCGGTGGAGTTCGCCGGTGTTCCGCCACGCCGTGCGGCTGGCCATCGGTGTCGGCGCGGCGCTGGCGCTGACCTCGGTTCGCACTGTGCCCGAAGGCGTGTGGATACCGCTGATCGCGCTGGTGGTTCTGCGCCCGGGATGTCCGCGGACCTATCTGCGATCGCTGGAACGCATCGCGGGCGCTGCTGTGGGATTGACGGCAGCCACCGCCATCACGATGCTCTGGCACCCGATCCCGCCGCTGGTCGCCGCCCTCGCGGTCGCGTTCCTGGCCGCAGGCTGGGCCGTACAGGCACGCGGCCCGTGGGGTATGTCGACGGTGGTCGTCGGTGCGCTGGCGATCCTGCTGCAGGCGCCCGCCCCGACGGCAGATCTCCTGGGGCAGCGGCTGTTCGCCGCCGCCCTCGGAGCAGCGATCGCGGTGTGGATGTACGCACTGCTGCCGGACCCGGCGAAGGCGAAGCTGTACCGCGGTATCACCGAGATGCTGCGCGCGCACCTTGATTACGCGGCCGCCGCGATCACCGCGTTCGTGTGCGCAGAGCCGGCCGATACCGCCGACCGCGAGACGCTTCGCCGCCGGGCGACCGCAGCGCGGCGGGTTTTCGATACCGCCGCAGGGTCCACCCGCGTGACTAACGCCGAGACCGCCGAGATGCTCCACACCGCGCGCCGTGAGGCGACCGGGCTGGCCATCGCGATCGCGGTGCTGGACGCCGAAGTCCCGGCCGCTCGCGACCGGCTGGCGGGGGTGCTCGGTGATGCCTCCGACGAGTACGTGACAGCCCTGGTCGGCGCCGGTGTGCCGTGGCGGCTGGATGCCGCCTGGCTCGGGTGTGCCGGCGCGGGGTTGCGGCTCGAGGGCGCGGCCCTCGCCGGTGACGAACAGGTGGCGGGCCTGCTCACTCAGGTCGAGGCGATCACCCGGCACGCCCTTACTCTCGGGGAGATGGCGCAGCGGGTCACCGGCCATCTGAGCTACGCGTATGCCGTCGGCGACGACGTCCACTGA
- a CDS encoding arylsulfatase translates to MSGHDTVRRDVLPIHDTQHVGLTTYDAKDPDTSYPPITTLRPPKGAPNVLIVLIDDVGFAASSAFGGPCNTPVAERLAGEGLKLNRFHTTALCSPTRQALLTGRNHHSVGMGAITEMATSAPGNSSIRPKDKAPIAETLKLNGYSTAQFGKCHEVPVWEVSPVGPFHQWPTGSGFEYFYGFIGGEANQYYPGLYEGTTPVEPPRTPEEGYTLTEDLADHAITWVRQQKALMADKPFFMYFAPGATHAPHHVPAEWSDKYRGKFDAGWDVLREKIFEQQKKLGVIPADAELTKRHDEIPAWDDMSDELKPVLARQMEIYAGFLEQTDHEIGRVIDAIDDLGVLEDTLIYYIIGDNGASAEGTPQGCFNEMTVLNGMGGVETTEFLLSKIDAFGTPDAYNHYAVGWAHALCTPYQWTKQVASHWGGTRNGTIVHWPAGLADKGTTRNQFHSVIDVAPTILEAAGIPAPLAVNGIQQAPLEGVSMLATLRDAAAPESHVVQYFEIMGNRGIYHNGWTACTKHRTPWKVDQPPAFDADVWELYGPDDWTQSRNLVAENPEKLAELQRLWLIEAVKYNVVPLDDRSFERINPDIAGRPQLIRGNSQLLFSGMRVSESCVVNIKNKSHSVTADIVVPDGGAAGVIVTQGGQVGGWSLYVHDAKLKYCYNFFGIQHFIVAADTALPAGKHQVRMEFAYDGGGLAKGGTVTLFHDGKPVGSGRVEITIPMGFSADEACDVGRDTGSPASPDYGPSHNEFTGTIDWVQIDLGDDSHDHLITPKDRLKLAMGKQ, encoded by the coding sequence ATGTCGGGTCATGACACGGTTCGCCGTGACGTCCTGCCCATCCACGACACCCAGCACGTCGGGCTGACGACGTACGACGCCAAGGACCCCGACACCAGCTACCCGCCGATCACCACACTTCGACCGCCGAAGGGCGCCCCCAACGTGCTGATCGTGCTGATCGACGATGTCGGCTTCGCCGCCTCCTCGGCCTTCGGCGGCCCGTGCAACACCCCGGTGGCCGAGCGGCTGGCCGGAGAAGGGCTGAAGCTCAACCGCTTCCACACCACCGCGCTGTGCTCCCCGACCCGGCAGGCGTTGCTGACCGGGCGCAACCACCACTCGGTCGGGATGGGTGCCATCACCGAGATGGCTACCTCCGCCCCGGGCAACAGCAGTATCCGGCCCAAGGACAAGGCGCCGATCGCCGAGACACTCAAGCTCAACGGCTATTCGACGGCCCAGTTCGGCAAGTGCCACGAGGTTCCGGTGTGGGAGGTCTCCCCCGTCGGCCCGTTCCACCAGTGGCCCACCGGTTCGGGATTCGAATACTTCTACGGCTTCATCGGCGGCGAGGCCAACCAGTACTACCCCGGCCTGTACGAGGGCACCACCCCGGTCGAGCCGCCGCGCACCCCGGAGGAGGGCTACACCCTCACCGAGGACCTCGCCGACCACGCCATCACCTGGGTGCGGCAGCAGAAGGCGCTGATGGCCGACAAACCCTTCTTCATGTACTTCGCCCCGGGTGCCACCCATGCGCCGCATCATGTGCCCGCCGAATGGTCGGACAAGTACCGCGGCAAGTTTGATGCGGGCTGGGATGTGCTGCGGGAGAAGATCTTCGAGCAGCAGAAGAAGCTCGGAGTCATTCCCGCCGATGCCGAGCTGACCAAGCGGCACGACGAGATCCCGGCCTGGGACGACATGTCCGACGAACTCAAGCCTGTGCTGGCACGCCAGATGGAGATCTACGCCGGGTTCCTGGAGCAGACCGACCACGAGATCGGCCGGGTGATCGACGCCATCGACGATCTCGGGGTACTCGAAGACACCCTGATCTACTACATCATCGGCGACAACGGCGCCTCGGCCGAGGGCACGCCCCAGGGCTGCTTCAACGAGATGACGGTGCTCAACGGGATGGGCGGTGTCGAGACGACCGAGTTCCTGCTGTCCAAGATCGACGCCTTCGGCACCCCCGACGCCTACAACCACTACGCGGTCGGCTGGGCGCACGCGCTGTGCACGCCCTACCAGTGGACCAAGCAGGTGGCCTCGCACTGGGGCGGCACCCGCAACGGCACCATCGTGCACTGGCCCGCCGGGCTGGCCGACAAGGGCACCACCCGAAACCAGTTCCATTCCGTCATCGACGTGGCCCCGACCATCCTGGAGGCGGCCGGTATCCCGGCGCCGTTGGCGGTCAACGGAATTCAGCAGGCCCCGCTGGAGGGCGTCAGCATGTTGGCGACGTTGCGCGATGCCGCCGCCCCCGAGTCACACGTCGTGCAGTACTTCGAGATCATGGGCAACCGCGGCATCTACCACAACGGCTGGACTGCCTGCACCAAACACCGCACCCCATGGAAGGTCGACCAGCCGCCGGCCTTCGACGCCGACGTCTGGGAACTCTACGGCCCCGACGACTGGACCCAATCCCGCAACCTGGTGGCCGAGAACCCGGAGAAACTGGCTGAGCTGCAACGACTTTGGCTCATCGAGGCGGTGAAGTACAACGTGGTTCCGCTCGATGACCGGTCCTTCGAACGGATCAACCCCGATATCGCGGGCCGTCCGCAGCTGATCCGCGGCAACAGCCAGTTGCTGTTCTCCGGTATGCGGGTCAGCGAAAGCTGTGTGGTCAACATCAAGAACAAGTCGCATTCGGTGACCGCCGACATCGTCGTCCCCGACGGCGGTGCCGCCGGTGTGATCGTCACGCAGGGCGGACAGGTGGGCGGATGGTCGCTCTATGTCCACGACGCAAAGCTGAAGTACTGCTACAACTTCTTCGGCATCCAGCACTTCATCGTCGCCGCCGACACGGCGCTGCCTGCCGGAAAGCACCAGGTGCGGATGGAATTCGCCTACGACGGCGGCGGATTGGCCAAGGGCGGCACGGTCACCCTCTTTCACGACGGTAAGCCGGTGGGTTCGGGCCGGGTTGAGATCACCATCCCGATGGGGTTCTCCGCCGACGAAGCCTGCGACGTCGGGCGTGACACCGGCTCGCCGGCCTCACCGGACTACGGGCCCAGCCACAACGAGTTCACCGGCACGATCGACTGGGTCCAGATCGACCTGGGCGACGACAGCCACGACCACCTGATCACCCCGAAGGACCGGCTCAAGCTCGCGATGGGCAAGCAGTAA
- a CDS encoding PaaI family thioesterase yields the protein MLEFTVDDISAEEVARLRAIYEPLAESVRELVDATIRTEADAETVAAVKADLDAAVARLRRRQIDGAFGARRSADGDAMNWGNAVIGIRNALAPPLEVHREPDGRRWADFHLGAAYEGPPGHVHGGVSALILDHVLGEAASPDRKPRFTGSITMRYVRATPLGPLHAEAAITRTDGVKTFCAGFISDAEGITVEAEGVFIIPRWLRD from the coding sequence GTGCTGGAATTCACCGTCGACGACATTTCCGCCGAGGAGGTCGCCCGGCTGCGCGCGATCTACGAGCCGCTGGCCGAATCCGTGCGTGAGCTGGTCGATGCGACCATCCGCACCGAAGCCGACGCCGAGACCGTCGCCGCGGTCAAGGCCGACCTCGACGCGGCGGTCGCGCGACTGCGCAGGCGGCAGATCGACGGGGCGTTCGGCGCGCGGCGCAGCGCCGACGGCGACGCCATGAACTGGGGTAACGCCGTCATCGGCATCCGCAACGCCCTGGCTCCGCCCCTGGAGGTACACCGCGAACCGGACGGCCGGCGGTGGGCGGACTTTCACCTGGGAGCGGCCTACGAAGGGCCGCCCGGACACGTCCACGGCGGGGTGTCGGCACTGATCCTCGACCACGTCCTCGGTGAGGCGGCCAGCCCGGACCGCAAGCCGCGCTTCACCGGGAGCATCACGATGCGCTACGTGCGGGCCACCCCGCTGGGGCCGCTGCACGCCGAGGCGGCCATCACCCGCACCGACGGGGTGAAGACGTTCTGCGCCGGCTTCATCTCCGACGCCGAGGGAATCACTGTCGAGGCCGAAGGTGTCTTCATCATCCCGCGCTGGCTCAGGGATTGA